A genomic window from Agrobacterium tumefaciens includes:
- a CDS encoding amidohydrolase family protein: MGNYLLLHGTIVTVDRERRIIEDGGLAIQDDRIVDIGPAGELASRHPGKQIIDCRGKLIIPGLIDAHGHAGHALIRSIAADTNAMWMKVVTPTYYHYVTRDYWYADGLVSGIERLRAGVTTGASIITSMPRADDPLFAINHARAYEEIGLREIICVGPSGLPWPHPVTRWESGSPERRHISFEEMIEGSEATIEALNGTADGRISVFLTPFTIVPSVEPSNASTPDQSVKLTENDRMQARRIRETARKTGVRLHSDAFAGQIRMAFQDKENALLGPDIHLQHCWGISHDEIDILAETGTRVTHAPPGRATPIMEMMSKGIRVAITTDGAAPSRHFDMLQTARLAQFTQHLLHNHDRYLLPPGKIFEMITIDAAHAIGMENEIGSLEIGKKADVVIIDMRKPHLMPMWMPVHRLVHQVLGSDVDTVFVDGRMLMENGRVLTTDVDAALNFGQREALALAARAGLEAHMHDPGWGRLLRTFEEPVHPPRPPEPAAHGQQGGTDQEEGNGPAFFR, translated from the coding sequence ATGGGAAATTATCTGCTGCTGCATGGCACGATCGTCACCGTGGATCGCGAAAGACGGATTATCGAGGATGGCGGCCTTGCCATTCAGGATGATCGTATCGTTGACATCGGCCCGGCCGGGGAACTCGCTTCACGCCACCCCGGCAAGCAGATCATAGACTGCCGGGGCAAACTCATCATTCCCGGCCTGATCGATGCGCATGGCCATGCCGGGCATGCGCTCATCCGCAGCATTGCCGCCGATACCAATGCCATGTGGATGAAGGTCGTGACACCGACCTATTATCACTACGTCACCCGCGATTACTGGTACGCCGACGGCCTGGTCTCCGGCATCGAGCGGTTACGCGCCGGCGTGACGACCGGCGCCAGCATCATCACCTCGATGCCGCGCGCCGACGATCCCCTCTTCGCTATCAACCATGCACGCGCCTATGAGGAGATCGGCCTTCGCGAAATCATCTGTGTCGGCCCTTCCGGCCTGCCATGGCCGCACCCCGTCACCCGATGGGAAAGCGGTTCGCCGGAGCGCCGTCATATCAGCTTCGAAGAGATGATCGAAGGCAGCGAGGCAACCATCGAGGCCCTGAACGGCACGGCGGATGGCCGCATCAGCGTTTTCCTCACACCTTTCACCATCGTTCCGTCAGTGGAGCCCTCCAATGCCTCGACACCCGATCAGTCGGTGAAACTGACGGAAAATGACCGGATGCAGGCGCGCCGGATCCGCGAAACGGCACGAAAGACCGGCGTCAGGCTACATTCGGACGCTTTTGCGGGCCAGATTCGCATGGCGTTTCAGGACAAGGAAAATGCGCTGCTTGGCCCTGATATCCATCTTCAGCATTGCTGGGGCATCTCGCATGACGAGATCGACATTCTGGCCGAAACGGGAACTCGCGTTACCCACGCCCCGCCCGGTCGGGCGACGCCAATCATGGAAATGATGTCGAAAGGCATTCGCGTTGCCATCACCACCGACGGCGCGGCCCCCAGCCGTCATTTCGACATGTTGCAGACGGCACGTCTGGCGCAATTCACCCAGCACCTGCTGCACAACCATGATCGTTACCTGCTGCCGCCCGGCAAGATATTCGAAATGATCACCATCGACGCCGCCCATGCCATCGGCATGGAAAACGAGATCGGCTCGCTGGAGATCGGCAAAAAGGCCGATGTCGTCATCATCGACATGCGCAAACCGCATCTGATGCCGATGTGGATGCCGGTGCACCGGCTGGTGCATCAGGTGCTGGGCAGCGATGTCGATACCGTCTTCGTGGATGGCAGGATGTTGATGGAAAACGGCCGGGTTCTGACAACCGACGTTGATGCAGCACTTAACTTCGGCCAGCGAGAAGCGCTGGCACTCGCCGCCCGTGCCGGTCTTGAAGCGCATATGCACGATCCGGGTTGGGGCCGCCTGTTGCGGACCTTCGAAGAACCTGTCCACCCTCCCCGGCCACCGGAGCCGGCGGCCCATGGGCAACAGGGCGGTACTGACCAAGAAGAGGGCAATGGGCCGGCATTCTTCCGATAG
- a CDS encoding ABC transporter substrate-binding protein, with amino-acid sequence MSRIRSFVLAAMAAAAIAAPASAETLRWGSRADLYSLDPYSVPSTSNLAFLNHIYEGLVRYGPDFKIEPALATEWKLVDGKTWRFTLRKGVKFHDGSDFTADDVVASFTRASDATSPLRGNIPVFAGVKKVDDYTVDLDVTAPTSLFLNDITNIFIFNAKWLKDNNSEKPTDFASKVDGYTTMHTNGTGPFRLESRVPDSKTVLVANDGWWDQKKHNLDRIEFVPIASAATRVAALLSGEIDLIDSAPIQDLPRLETSANITVKKRTELRTLFIGFNRREKLEDGKPNPFNDLRVRQAFEASLDRDLINKKVMRGLARPSGSLIAPEIAGYAKSLDTYEPADPAKAQKLLADAGMKNLAFTYTCMNDESINEEDICSGVANMLKRGGFQPTIDIAPRSVQSPKRNGGKADVFNLSWANEPTLDAFSFLSQILSTRKGAMGVSNYGGWSNPEIDKLVDQAAQEQDNTKRLALEEAALKIAKDETMLVPLHQQPIAWAMLGKVKSVDFRADNKPRHWLTQLDK; translated from the coding sequence ATGTCCCGAATTAGAAGTTTTGTCCTGGCCGCCATGGCCGCCGCCGCCATTGCCGCTCCCGCAAGCGCAGAGACCCTACGCTGGGGTAGCCGCGCCGATCTTTATTCGCTCGATCCGTATTCGGTGCCTTCCACCTCCAACCTTGCGTTCCTCAATCACATCTATGAAGGGCTCGTCCGTTACGGGCCGGACTTCAAGATCGAGCCGGCGCTGGCGACGGAGTGGAAGCTCGTTGATGGAAAGACCTGGCGTTTCACCCTGCGCAAGGGTGTGAAGTTCCATGACGGCTCGGATTTCACCGCTGACGATGTTGTTGCGTCCTTCACGCGCGCTTCCGATGCCACCTCGCCATTGCGCGGCAATATTCCGGTCTTTGCCGGCGTGAAGAAGGTCGATGACTACACTGTCGATCTCGACGTCACCGCGCCGACCTCGCTTTTCCTGAACGACATTACCAATATCTTCATCTTCAATGCCAAGTGGTTGAAGGATAACAATAGCGAGAAGCCGACCGATTTTGCCTCCAAGGTCGACGGTTATACGACGATGCACACCAATGGCACCGGGCCGTTCAGGCTCGAAAGCCGTGTGCCCGATAGCAAGACGGTTCTCGTCGCCAATGATGGCTGGTGGGATCAGAAGAAGCACAATCTCGACCGTATTGAATTTGTACCGATCGCCTCTGCCGCGACCCGTGTTGCAGCGCTGCTTTCCGGCGAAATCGACCTGATCGATTCCGCGCCGATCCAGGATTTGCCGCGGCTCGAAACCTCGGCCAATATCACGGTGAAGAAGCGCACCGAACTGCGCACGCTGTTCATCGGTTTCAACCGTCGCGAAAAGCTGGAAGACGGCAAGCCCAACCCGTTTAATGACCTGCGTGTGCGTCAGGCATTCGAGGCCTCGCTTGATCGCGATCTCATCAACAAGAAGGTCATGCGCGGCCTTGCAAGACCTTCCGGCTCGCTCATCGCGCCTGAAATCGCCGGTTATGCCAAGTCGCTCGATACCTATGAACCCGCCGATCCGGCAAAAGCACAAAAGCTGCTTGCCGATGCAGGCATGAAGAACCTTGCTTTCACCTATACCTGCATGAACGACGAAAGCATCAATGAGGAAGATATCTGCTCCGGTGTCGCCAACATGCTGAAGCGCGGCGGTTTCCAGCCGACGATCGACATTGCCCCGCGCTCCGTGCAGTCGCCCAAGCGCAATGGCGGCAAGGCGGATGTCTTCAACCTCAGCTGGGCGAACGAGCCGACGCTCGATGCCTTCTCGTTCCTGTCGCAGATACTGTCGACCCGCAAGGGTGCGATGGGTGTCTCCAATTATGGCGGCTGGTCGAACCCCGAAATCGACAAGCTGGTCGATCAGGCGGCGCAGGAGCAGGACAACACCAAACGTCTGGCGCTTGAAGAAGCTGCATTGAAGATCGCCAAGGATGAAACCATGCTTGTTCCGCTGCATCAGCAGCCCATTGCTTGGGCCATGCTCGGAAAGGTCAAGAGCGTCGATTTCCGTGCCGATAACAAGCCGCGTCACTGGCTGACACAGCTCGACAAATAA
- a CDS encoding ABC transporter permease: MLVFIIKRLGNAVLVMLSVALIAFLIFRLAGDPVELMVGEQTSQEDRAALRERLGLNDSLPTQYLRFVKDAAEGNFGVSYRNGQQVLPLIAERFPATLELVLVATVLSLVVGLPLGVLTAIRRGKWYTEGLQFLSIVGVSLPSFVVGILLILVFSVSLGWAPAFGRGDVVQIGWWSTGLLTSSGRAAIILPAIALSLYQITLVMRLVRAEMLEVLRSDFVKFARARGIPRWRIYFRHALRNCLMPVVTLTTMNVGSLIAFALITETVFQWPGMGMLFIQAVTFLDIPVMAAYLCIISFIFVVLNTFVDIAYAVIDPRLRTAR, from the coding sequence ATGCTGGTTTTCATCATCAAGCGTTTGGGAAATGCCGTGCTCGTCATGCTTTCCGTCGCGCTTATCGCATTTCTCATTTTCCGGCTCGCGGGTGATCCCGTTGAACTGATGGTCGGCGAACAGACCTCGCAGGAGGATCGGGCGGCCCTGCGTGAGCGCCTCGGCCTCAATGACAGTCTGCCGACGCAATATCTGCGGTTTGTCAAAGATGCGGCAGAAGGCAATTTCGGCGTTTCCTATCGCAACGGCCAGCAGGTGCTGCCGCTGATAGCGGAGAGGTTTCCGGCAACGCTGGAGCTTGTTCTTGTCGCCACCGTCCTGTCGCTGGTCGTCGGCCTGCCGCTCGGGGTGCTGACGGCGATCAGACGTGGTAAATGGTATACGGAGGGCCTGCAGTTCCTGTCGATCGTCGGCGTTTCCCTGCCGAGTTTCGTCGTCGGCATCCTGCTCATTCTCGTCTTTTCGGTGTCGCTCGGCTGGGCGCCGGCCTTCGGTCGCGGAGATGTGGTGCAGATCGGCTGGTGGTCCACCGGGTTGCTGACCTCCTCCGGTCGTGCGGCCATCATTTTGCCGGCCATTGCGCTTTCGCTTTATCAGATCACGCTCGTCATGCGTCTGGTTCGCGCCGAGATGCTGGAGGTGCTGCGATCCGATTTCGTGAAATTCGCGCGTGCCCGCGGCATTCCCCGCTGGCGCATCTATTTCCGCCATGCGCTTCGCAACTGTCTTATGCCTGTTGTGACGCTGACGACGATGAATGTCGGCTCGCTCATCGCCTTCGCACTGATTACGGAAACGGTGTTCCAGTGGCCGGGCATGGGCATGCTGTTCATACAGGCGGTGACGTTTCTCGATATTCCCGTCATGGCGGCCTATCTCTGCATCATTTCCTTCATCTTCGTTGTTCTCAACACGTTCGTCGACATTGCCTATGCGGTGATCGATCCGCGTCTGCGCACCGCGCGTTAA
- a CDS encoding ABC transporter permease, protein MTDLPQMVKPARRSIFSRLRDSDLYWSFSRSKSAKISALVLAILILAAIFAPLIAPQNPYDGASLDMWKAELPPVWQEGGEWPYLLGTDTQGRDMLSAILYGTRISIVIGVASVALSLVIGMTAGLIAGYFGGFADNLLMRIGDITLSIPTILVAILVSTVVRQMLPDSLREVGASAVLIFAIALSAWVQYARTVRAQAIVETGKDYVQAAKLIGVPARRIMANHILPNTLTPIMVAATLNFGMAILTEATLSFLGIGMPPSQPSLGTLIRIGNQFLFSGSWWIVLFPVFQLCLLVVTVNLLGDWLRDALNPKLR, encoded by the coding sequence ATGACAGACCTTCCACAAATGGTAAAACCCGCCCGTCGGTCGATTTTCAGCCGCCTGCGCGACAGCGATCTCTACTGGTCCTTCAGTCGCAGCAAATCGGCGAAGATCAGTGCGCTGGTCCTCGCAATCCTGATCCTTGCTGCCATATTCGCGCCATTGATCGCCCCCCAGAACCCCTATGACGGCGCTTCGCTGGACATGTGGAAGGCCGAGCTGCCGCCGGTTTGGCAGGAGGGCGGCGAATGGCCCTATCTGCTCGGCACCGATACGCAGGGGCGGGACATGCTCTCCGCCATTCTCTACGGCACGCGCATATCGATCGTCATCGGCGTCGCTTCCGTGGCGCTGTCGCTTGTCATCGGCATGACCGCGGGATTGATTGCCGGTTACTTCGGTGGCTTTGCCGACAATCTCCTGATGCGGATCGGCGACATCACGCTCTCCATCCCGACAATTCTGGTGGCCATCCTCGTCTCGACGGTCGTGCGGCAGATGTTGCCGGACAGTCTGCGTGAGGTGGGCGCATCCGCCGTGCTCATTTTCGCCATCGCTCTTTCCGCCTGGGTGCAATATGCCCGCACCGTGCGCGCCCAGGCCATCGTCGAAACCGGCAAGGATTATGTGCAGGCGGCCAAGCTCATCGGCGTTCCCGCCCGCCGTATCATGGCAAACCATATCCTGCCCAATACGCTCACACCGATCATGGTTGCCGCCACGCTCAATTTCGGCATGGCGATCCTGACCGAAGCGACGCTGTCCTTCCTTGGCATCGGCATGCCGCCCAGCCAGCCTTCACTCGGAACGCTGATCCGCATCGGCAATCAGTTCCTGTTCTCGGGTTCGTGGTGGATCGTATTGTTTCCCGTTTTCCAGCTCTGTCTGCTCGTCGTCACCGTCAACCTTCTGGGTGACTGGCTGCGCGATGCGCTCAATCCGAAACTGAGGTGA
- a CDS encoding amidohydrolase family protein, which translates to MHDLLLRNIRPMAGDTCDVLIRQGKIAGFGKFEAEPGMPVEEGNGAIAVPGLIDAHTHLDKTTWGMPWHVNNRAAILRQRIDFERDNRTQIGIDPHRQSMRHAIGLAANGGTHIRSHVDIDPTHGLTLVEGIWETREKLKGIIDIEVVAFPQSGVMVMPGTVELLDEALKQGCEVLGGIDPCGIDRDPKGQLDILFALAVKHGVPIDIHLHEAADLGAFTMELIFERIRANGMQGKVAISHAFALGMNDYLRVGKLIEEIAKLDVAILTTGAPSANVPSIMRLKEAGVRVGGGCDGIRDTWGPWGQPDMLDRAKIIGMKNGLRSDIELAHVLHVVSQGGADVMGLGDYGLKEGCAADFTLLTGETLAHAVVDIAPRPLVVKGGRVTARNGKAIVEAP; encoded by the coding sequence ATGCATGATCTTCTGCTCCGCAACATCAGGCCCATGGCGGGCGATACCTGCGACGTTCTGATCAGGCAGGGAAAGATAGCCGGTTTCGGAAAATTCGAGGCCGAACCGGGCATGCCGGTCGAGGAGGGGAATGGCGCGATTGCCGTTCCCGGCCTTATCGATGCCCATACCCACCTCGACAAGACGACATGGGGCATGCCCTGGCATGTTAATAATCGCGCGGCGATCCTGCGCCAGCGGATCGACTTTGAACGCGATAACCGGACACAGATCGGCATCGATCCGCACCGCCAGTCCATGCGACACGCCATCGGCCTTGCGGCAAATGGCGGCACGCATATTCGCAGCCACGTGGATATCGACCCGACCCATGGCCTGACGCTCGTGGAAGGTATCTGGGAGACCCGCGAGAAGCTGAAGGGCATCATCGACATCGAAGTCGTCGCCTTCCCGCAATCCGGCGTCATGGTCATGCCCGGCACCGTGGAACTTCTGGACGAAGCCTTGAAACAGGGCTGCGAAGTGCTTGGCGGTATCGATCCCTGCGGCATCGACCGCGATCCGAAAGGCCAGCTGGATATTCTCTTTGCGCTTGCGGTCAAGCACGGCGTGCCGATCGACATCCATCTGCATGAGGCCGCCGATCTCGGTGCCTTCACCATGGAGCTGATCTTCGAGCGTATCCGGGCCAATGGCATGCAAGGCAAGGTCGCGATCAGCCATGCCTTTGCCCTTGGAATGAATGATTACCTGCGGGTCGGCAAGCTGATCGAAGAGATTGCAAAGCTCGACGTGGCGATCCTGACGACAGGTGCGCCTTCGGCAAACGTGCCGTCGATCATGCGCCTGAAGGAGGCGGGTGTGCGCGTCGGCGGCGGTTGCGATGGCATTCGTGATACCTGGGGGCCATGGGGCCAGCCGGATATGCTCGACCGGGCAAAGATCATCGGCATGAAGAATGGCCTGCGGTCGGATATAGAACTTGCCCATGTGCTGCATGTGGTCTCGCAGGGCGGCGCCGATGTCATGGGGCTTGGCGATTATGGCCTCAAGGAAGGCTGCGCCGCAGACTTCACGTTGCTTACGGGCGAAACGCTCGCCCATGCCGTGGTCGATATCGCGCCCCGGCCGCTCGTCGTCAAAGGCGGCCGCGTCACCGCCAGAAACGGCAAAGCCATCGTGGAGGCGCCGTGA
- a CDS encoding amidohydrolase family protein yields MSAALQSLALGERPSGRTLLTASWVVGHKDGSHRLLKNGEVVFENGEILFVGHGFEGEVARRVDFGNALISPGLIDLDALSDLDTTILGIDHYPGWAKGRVWPRSYVEAGPYEMYSVEELAFQKRFAFGQLLLGGITTAAPIASLFYRQWGETAAEFEAAADAAGELGLRVYLSPAYRSGGMVLEEPGRMVPVFDEERGFQGLKDAVSFIERQSGRHGDLVRGMLAPDRVETSTLALLQRTDAAARDLGCKFRLHMAQGTMEVDTVRSLHGSTAPVWLAKAGLLSDRLVAPHATNATDEDLALYAENGVSIVHCPLVSARGGSKLSSFSSCRQRGINIAMGTDTAPADMLMNLLVGLITCRISDGVPDRVRSADLFDAATIGGARALGRSDLGHLSKGARADIAVFDLDDTVMAPSVDPITTIITGGSGKITRAVFVDGRLSMRSRQVANIDMERARVQAQAQFDGLIAKYPERSWANPPVSEIFPPSYPVEVDANG; encoded by the coding sequence ATGAGCGCTGCCTTGCAATCTCTCGCACTTGGCGAACGTCCGTCCGGTCGCACGCTGCTTACCGCAAGCTGGGTTGTCGGACACAAGGATGGATCGCATCGGCTCTTGAAAAACGGCGAGGTGGTCTTCGAGAACGGTGAGATTCTGTTCGTAGGGCACGGCTTTGAAGGCGAGGTCGCCCGTCGCGTCGATTTCGGCAATGCCCTCATCAGCCCTGGCCTGATCGATCTCGACGCGCTTTCCGATCTCGATACGACGATCCTGGGGATCGATCATTACCCCGGCTGGGCCAAGGGCCGGGTCTGGCCGCGATCCTATGTCGAGGCGGGTCCCTACGAGATGTATTCCGTGGAGGAGCTGGCCTTCCAGAAGCGTTTCGCTTTCGGTCAGCTGCTTCTGGGCGGCATTACCACGGCAGCGCCCATCGCTTCCCTGTTTTACCGGCAATGGGGCGAAACCGCCGCCGAATTCGAGGCTGCGGCCGATGCTGCCGGCGAACTCGGCCTGCGCGTCTATCTCAGCCCCGCATACCGCTCCGGCGGCATGGTGCTGGAAGAGCCGGGACGCATGGTGCCTGTATTTGACGAGGAGCGCGGCTTTCAGGGGCTGAAGGATGCGGTGTCCTTCATCGAAAGACAGAGCGGACGCCATGGAGATCTCGTGCGCGGCATGCTCGCACCAGATCGGGTCGAGACATCGACACTCGCCCTGTTGCAAAGAACCGATGCGGCGGCTCGCGATCTTGGCTGCAAGTTTCGTCTGCATATGGCGCAGGGCACGATGGAGGTGGATACCGTCCGCAGCCTTCATGGCTCGACTGCGCCTGTGTGGCTGGCCAAGGCGGGCTTGCTCAGTGACCGCCTTGTCGCGCCGCACGCCACCAATGCGACCGACGAGGATCTGGCGCTTTACGCTGAAAATGGCGTTTCCATCGTCCACTGTCCGCTGGTGTCGGCCAGAGGCGGCAGCAAGCTGTCGTCGTTTTCGTCGTGCCGGCAGCGTGGCATCAACATCGCGATGGGTACGGACACGGCACCGGCCGACATGCTGATGAACCTTCTGGTCGGGCTCATCACCTGCCGCATCAGCGACGGCGTTCCCGACAGGGTTCGCTCGGCCGATCTGTTTGACGCCGCCACGATCGGTGGCGCAAGGGCGCTGGGCCGATCCGATCTCGGACATCTCTCAAAGGGTGCCCGCGCCGATATCGCGGTCTTCGATCTCGATGATACGGTCATGGCTCCGAGCGTCGATCCCATCACGACCATCATTACCGGCGGCTCTGGCAAGATCACGCGTGCGGTCTTCGTTGATGGCCGGCTGTCGATGCGCTCAAGGCAGGTCGCGAATATCGACATGGAGCGCGCCCGCGTTCAGGCGCAGGCGCAGTTCGACGGGCTGATCGCGAAATATCCCGAACGAAGCTGGGCCAATCCGCCCGTTTCGGAAATCTTTCCCCCGAGCTACCCGGTGGAGGTGGACGCCAATGGATAA
- a CDS encoding ABC transporter ATP-binding protein, which translates to MDNMNQSVIDVRNLKVEFPGRRGTVTALSDVSLSIRPGEILGVVGESGAGKSMTGLAIQGLLEKPGRIAEGEIWLGSRRIDKLDDRAMESIRGREIGAIFQDPLTSLNPLFTVGAQLLETIRQHLPLSKKEARGRAVQLLKDVGIPSPEDRVDHYPHQFSGGMRQRVVIALALAASPKLIIADEPTTALDVSIQAQIIALLRRLCKEKQTAVMLVTHDMGVIAEAADRVAVLYAGRLIEVGPVEQVLHAPKHPYTQGLMASIPSLGARVERLNQIDGAMPRLDAIPPGCAFNPRCGFAGPRCLRERPELETQGDSASACWMNAGGTA; encoded by the coding sequence ATGGATAACATGAACCAGTCGGTTATCGATGTTCGCAATCTGAAAGTCGAGTTTCCGGGGCGAAGAGGCACGGTGACGGCGCTTTCGGATGTCAGCCTGTCGATCCGCCCCGGCGAAATCCTCGGTGTGGTGGGAGAATCCGGTGCCGGAAAATCCATGACCGGGCTTGCGATACAGGGCTTGCTGGAAAAGCCCGGCCGCATCGCCGAGGGTGAGATATGGCTGGGATCGCGGCGTATTGACAAGTTGGACGACAGGGCGATGGAGAGCATTCGCGGCCGCGAGATTGGTGCGATCTTTCAGGATCCGCTCACCTCGCTCAATCCCCTCTTTACGGTTGGCGCGCAGCTGCTCGAAACGATCCGCCAGCATCTGCCGCTCTCCAAAAAAGAAGCGCGGGGGCGGGCGGTTCAACTCTTGAAAGATGTCGGCATTCCGTCTCCGGAAGATCGTGTCGATCATTATCCGCATCAGTTCTCCGGCGGCATGCGCCAGCGTGTCGTCATCGCATTGGCGCTGGCGGCTTCGCCGAAGCTCATCATTGCCGACGAGCCGACCACGGCGCTTGACGTATCCATTCAGGCGCAGATCATCGCGCTGCTGCGCAGGCTGTGCAAGGAGAAGCAGACGGCCGTCATGCTGGTCACGCATGATATGGGCGTCATCGCCGAAGCCGCCGATCGCGTCGCCGTGCTTTATGCCGGCAGGCTGATCGAGGTCGGGCCGGTCGAGCAGGTTCTGCATGCGCCGAAACATCCCTATACGCAGGGCCTGATGGCCTCCATCCCCTCGCTCGGCGCGCGCGTGGAGCGGCTCAACCAGATCGACGGGGCGATGCCGCGTCTCGATGCGATCCCCCCGGGCTGCGCCTTCAATCCGCGCTGTGGCTTTGCCGGCCCCCGCTGTCTTCGCGAGCGCCCGGAACTGGAAACGCAGGGCGACAGCGCAAGCGCCTGCTGGATGAATGCAGGAGGAACAGCATGA